One Sphaeramia orbicularis chromosome 21, fSphaOr1.1, whole genome shotgun sequence DNA window includes the following coding sequences:
- the pknox1.1 gene encoding homeobox protein PKNOX1.1 isoform X2, which yields MAAQSVSIDKYPKAEQQMPGVVKVDVDPEQTFMEASLVEARSPAPTEPQTPMDADKASIYRHPLFPLLALLFEKCEQSTLSSDCITSASFDVDIENFVRNQEKEGKPFFSEDPELDSLMVKAIQVLRIHLLELEKVSDLCKDFCSRYIACLKTKMNSETLLSGDPGSPYSPVQGPAQSFSPTKTQTPSSISGTISPQGQIVVPASALQQGNVTVTAVNPTQVVAGGTVYQPVTVVTPQGQVVTQALSPGTIRVQNNQLQLQFHQDLNLFNHDDNSTKNKRGVLPKHATNVMRSWLFQHIGHPYPTEDEKKQIATQTNLTLLQVNNWFINARRRILQPMLDASSSETPKAKKKTPQNRPLQRFWPDSIAAGGGTPQQVTMPDGTMVTMNVEGLQSLTSDGATLAVQQVMLGGHSEDESGDSVDEDDEDMAGLGLDNSDSLQ from the exons ATGGCAGCCCAGTCGGTCTCCATAGACAAGTACCCAAAGGCGGAGCAGCAG atgCCTGGTGTGGTGAAGGTCGACGTTGACCCGGAGCAGACGTTCATGGAGGCGTCGTTGGTGGAGGCTCGGAGCCCGGCGCCCACCGAACCTCAGACGCCCATGGACGCTGACAAGGCCTCCATCTACCg ccATCCTCTGTTCCCTCTCCTGGCACTCCTGTTTGAAAAGTGTGAACAGTCGACGCTGAGTTCCGACTGCATCACCTCTGCGAGCTTCGACGTCGACATCGAGAACTTTGTCCGTAACCAGGAGAAGGAGGGGAAACCGTTCTTCAGTGAAGACCCGGAGCTCGACAGCCTG ATGGTGAAGGCCATCCAGGTCCTGCGGATCCACCTCCTGGAGCTGGAGAAGGTCAGTGACCTGTGTAAGGACTTCTGCAGCCGTTACATCGCCTGCCTCAAAACTAAGATGAACAGTGAGACTCTGCTGAGCGGAGACCCAGGTAGTCCCTACTCACCGGTCCAAGGCCCGGCCCAGAGCTTCTCCCCAACCAAGACCCAG ACCCCCAGCTCCATCTCTGGGACCATCAGCCCCCAGGGTCAGATTGTGGTCCCGGCGTCGGCGCTGCAGCAGGGGAACGTCACGGTGACTGCTGTCAACCCCACCCAGGTGGTCGCAG GAGGAACCGTGTACCAGCCCGTCACTGTCGTCACTCCTCAGGGTCAGGTGGTCACACAGGCGCTGTCGCCGGGGACGATACGCGTCCAGAACAATCAG CTCCAGCTCCAGTTTCATCAGGACTTGAACCTGTTTAATCACGATGACAACTCAACCAAGAACAAACGTGGCGTTCTGCCCAAACACGCCACCAACGTCATGCGCTCATGGCTCTTCCAACACATCGGG CATCCTTATCCCACAGAGGACGAAAAGAAACAGATCGCCACTCAGACCAACCTGACGCTGCTGCAGGTCAATAACTG GTTCATCAATGCGCGGAGGCGGATCCTCCAGCCCATGTTGGACGCCAGCTCCTCTGAGACGCCCAAAGCCAAGAAGAAGACGCCTCAGAACCGACCGCTGCAGCGCTTCTGGCCCGACTCCATCGCAGCCGGAGGAGGAACACCGCAGCAGGTCACCATGCCCGACG GTACCATGGTGACGATGAACGTGGAGGGTCTGCAGAGCCTGACGTCGGACGGCGCCACGCTGGCCGTGCAGCAGGTGATGCTGGGAGGTCACAGCGAGGACGAGTCGGGGGACAGCGTGGACGAGGATGATGAGGACATGGCCGGGCTGGGCCTGGACAACAGTGACTCGCTGCAGTAG
- the pknox1.1 gene encoding homeobox protein PKNOX1.1 isoform X1, which produces MAAQSVSIDKYPKAEQQMPGVVKVDVDPEQTFMEASLVEARSPAPTEPQTPMDADKASIYRHPLFPLLALLFEKCEQSTLSSDCITSASFDVDIENFVRNQEKEGKPFFSEDPELDSLMVKAIQVLRIHLLELEKVSDLCKDFCSRYIACLKTKMNSETLLSGDPGSPYSPVQGPAQSFSPTKTQTPSSISGTISPQGQIVVPASALQQGNVTVTAVNPTQVVAGMSPWHTTPSSGGTVYQPVTVVTPQGQVVTQALSPGTIRVQNNQLQLQFHQDLNLFNHDDNSTKNKRGVLPKHATNVMRSWLFQHIGHPYPTEDEKKQIATQTNLTLLQVNNWFINARRRILQPMLDASSSETPKAKKKTPQNRPLQRFWPDSIAAGGGTPQQVTMPDGTMVTMNVEGLQSLTSDGATLAVQQVMLGGHSEDESGDSVDEDDEDMAGLGLDNSDSLQ; this is translated from the exons ATGGCAGCCCAGTCGGTCTCCATAGACAAGTACCCAAAGGCGGAGCAGCAG atgCCTGGTGTGGTGAAGGTCGACGTTGACCCGGAGCAGACGTTCATGGAGGCGTCGTTGGTGGAGGCTCGGAGCCCGGCGCCCACCGAACCTCAGACGCCCATGGACGCTGACAAGGCCTCCATCTACCg ccATCCTCTGTTCCCTCTCCTGGCACTCCTGTTTGAAAAGTGTGAACAGTCGACGCTGAGTTCCGACTGCATCACCTCTGCGAGCTTCGACGTCGACATCGAGAACTTTGTCCGTAACCAGGAGAAGGAGGGGAAACCGTTCTTCAGTGAAGACCCGGAGCTCGACAGCCTG ATGGTGAAGGCCATCCAGGTCCTGCGGATCCACCTCCTGGAGCTGGAGAAGGTCAGTGACCTGTGTAAGGACTTCTGCAGCCGTTACATCGCCTGCCTCAAAACTAAGATGAACAGTGAGACTCTGCTGAGCGGAGACCCAGGTAGTCCCTACTCACCGGTCCAAGGCCCGGCCCAGAGCTTCTCCCCAACCAAGACCCAG ACCCCCAGCTCCATCTCTGGGACCATCAGCCCCCAGGGTCAGATTGTGGTCCCGGCGTCGGCGCTGCAGCAGGGGAACGTCACGGTGACTGCTGTCAACCCCACCCAGGTGGTCGCAGGTATGTCACCCTGGCATACGACGCCATCCTCAG GAGGAACCGTGTACCAGCCCGTCACTGTCGTCACTCCTCAGGGTCAGGTGGTCACACAGGCGCTGTCGCCGGGGACGATACGCGTCCAGAACAATCAG CTCCAGCTCCAGTTTCATCAGGACTTGAACCTGTTTAATCACGATGACAACTCAACCAAGAACAAACGTGGCGTTCTGCCCAAACACGCCACCAACGTCATGCGCTCATGGCTCTTCCAACACATCGGG CATCCTTATCCCACAGAGGACGAAAAGAAACAGATCGCCACTCAGACCAACCTGACGCTGCTGCAGGTCAATAACTG GTTCATCAATGCGCGGAGGCGGATCCTCCAGCCCATGTTGGACGCCAGCTCCTCTGAGACGCCCAAAGCCAAGAAGAAGACGCCTCAGAACCGACCGCTGCAGCGCTTCTGGCCCGACTCCATCGCAGCCGGAGGAGGAACACCGCAGCAGGTCACCATGCCCGACG GTACCATGGTGACGATGAACGTGGAGGGTCTGCAGAGCCTGACGTCGGACGGCGCCACGCTGGCCGTGCAGCAGGTGATGCTGGGAGGTCACAGCGAGGACGAGTCGGGGGACAGCGTGGACGAGGATGATGAGGACATGGCCGGGCTGGGCCTGGACAACAGTGACTCGCTGCAGTAG